In Rhodamnia argentea isolate NSW1041297 chromosome 11, ASM2092103v1, whole genome shotgun sequence, one genomic interval encodes:
- the LOC125312840 gene encoding uncharacterized protein LOC125312840 has translation MGMIFPNEVEAYNDYAAYAIGKGFGVGKDKVVRNVKGEITRRTFVCNCEGCYASVSDKERKYDRFEVRCSCLAPIKFKVDNGVYEVIECVSEHNYALIPEGKKHPIRCGRMIPDSDKAVLGDMAKSSIRGTSSFKFLPNRVGGSQNLSYNLRDAQNLLQAERSNVISGGIVKVY, from the coding sequence ATGGGTATGATTTTTCCAAATGAAGTTGAAGCATATAATGATTATGCGGCTTATGCAATTGGCAAAGGATTTGGAGTGGGGAAGGATAAGGTGGTTAGAAATGTTAAAGGAGAAATAACTCGACGGACGTTTGTGTGTAACTGTGAGGGGTGTTACGCCAGCGTATCcgataaagaaaggaaatatgaCAGGTTTGAAGTTAGATGCAGCTGTCTTGCTCCTATCAAATTTAAGGTGGATAATGGTGTGTATGAAGTTATAGAGTGTGTTTCTGAGCATAATTATGCACTTATACCCGAAGGGAAAAAGCATCCGATAAGATGTGGAAGAATGATACCCGATAGCGACAAGGCAGTCTTAGGCGATATGGCAAAATCTAGCATTAGGGGGACTTCCTCATTTAAGTTCTTACCAAATAGAGTAGGAGGAAGCCAAAACTTGAGTTACAACTTGCGTGATGCTCAAAATCTCTTGCAGGCAGAAAGATCCAATGTTATAAGTGGGGGGATTGTCAAAGTCtactaa
- the LOC125312453 gene encoding pentatricopeptide repeat-containing protein At2g01510, mitochondrial — MMLAKCRQKRSLPFPLTKLTLATLLKVCSSQPHQLKQIHALILTTGLSVKNSLVTQLLTNQVILGDVQYARKLFDEMHKPRTFLWNTLIRGYAKNDMPMESVSLFRNMSSLGVRPDGFTFPFVVKASTELPESRAGLAIHAHVVKYGLEYNAVVRNELMMMYVKLGDMGLADYLFETMIERDLVTWNSFIAACVQMGYASKALALFHQMGLARVKPDAVTIVSALSACSQLGCLNIGNKIYESAVNDGMESNIIVENARLDMCMKCGSSHMARTLFDEMHLKNVVSWSTMILGYAVNGKSEEALALFSRMQNEGPKPNYVTYLGVLSACSHAGLVSQGRAYFNYIVNSNDQTIQPRREHYSLMIDLLGRSGHIEEAYSFIIGMPIEPDAGAWGALLGGCAIHKNVKVGQVAADKLFELGADIASYHVLLSNMYASAGRWDYVDKVRLKMRKKCIKKVAAYSSVEFNSKVHMFCSGDKSHPQSSSIYQKLEDLYIQIRSLGYISEVGSVHHDVEMEEKEAVLRVHSEKLAAAFGLINVEPKTPIRVMKNLRTCDDCHNFFKFVSRICMREFIMRDKSRFHHFRNGICSCKDFW; from the coding sequence ATGATGCTCGCAAAATGCCGCCAAAAGCGCTCTCTACCATTCCCGCTGACCAAACTGACCCTGGCCACCTTGTTGAAAGTGTGCTCCTCACAACCCCACCAGCTCAAGCAAATCCATGCGCTCATCCTAACCACTGGGCTCTCGGTGAAAAACAGCCTCGTCACTCAATTGCTCACCAACCAAGTAATTTTAGGGGACGTTCAGTACGCACGCAAACTGTTCGATGAAATGCACAAACCAAGAACTTTCTTGTGGAACACCCTGATCCGGGGATATGCGAAGAATGACATGCCCATGGAGTCGGTTTCGCTCTTCAGAAATATGAGTTCTCTCGGTGTTCGCCCTGACGGATTTACTTTTCCGTTTGTGGTGAAGGCTTCCACTGAACTGCCCGAGTCCAGGGCCGGTTTGGCTATCCATGCCCACGTGGTAAAATATGGGCTTGAGTATAATGCCGTGGTGAGAAATGAATTGATGATGATGTACGTGAAGTTGGGGGACATGGGATTGGCTGACTACTTGTTTGAGACTATGATAGAGAGAGATCTAGTGACCTGGAATTCTTTCATTGCAGCGTGCGTGCAGATGGGGTATGCTAGTAAGGCCCTCGCGCTGTTCCATCAGATGGGCTTGGCCAGGGTCAAGCCTGATGCCGTGACTATTGTAAGTGCCCTATCAGCATGCAGTCAGTTGGGATGTCTAAACATTGGCAATAAGATTTATGAATCTGCTGTAAATGATGGGATGGAGAGCAATATTATTGTTGAGAATGCACGGCTTGACATGTGTATGAAATGTGGTAGTAGTCATATGGCAAGAACTTTATTTGATGAAATGCATCTTAAAAATGTTGTCTCATGGAGCACGATGATTTTAGGCTATGCAGTTAATGGGAAGAGTGAAGAAGCTTTGGCTCTGTTCTCTAGAATGCAGAACGAAGGGCCAAAACCAAATTATGTCACTTATCTTGGAGTTTTATCCGCATGTAGCCATGCCGGACTTGTGAGTCAAGGTCGGGCTTATTTTAACTACATTGTGAACTCAAATGATCAGACTATTCAGCCTAGGAGAGAGCATTATTCTTTAATGATCGATCTCCTTGGCCGTTCAGGACATATTGAAGAGGCTTATAGCTTTATAATTGGTATGCCCATTGAACCAGATGCAGGAGCTTGGGGTGCTTTACTGGGTGGCTGTGCAATCCACAAGAATGTTAAAGTGGGTCAGGTTGCAGCAGATAAGCTTTTTGAGTTGGGAGCTGATATTGCTTCATATCATGTTCTATTATCTAACATGTATGCTTCTGCTGGGAGGTGGGACTACGTTGATAAAGTGAGACTAAAGATGAGAAAGAAGTGCATTAAGAAAGTAGCTGCATATAGCTCTGTTGAGTTCAACAGCAAAGTGCATATGTTTTGCAGTGGAGACAAGTCACATCCACAATCTTCAAGCATATATCAGAAGTTGGAGGACTTGTATATACAAATCAGGAGCTTGGGTTACATCTCAGAAGTTGGTTCTGTTCACCACGACGTGGAAATGGAAGAGAAGGAAGCCGTGCTGCGTGTTCACAGTGAAAAGCTTGCTGCTGCATTTGGTCTAATTAATGTAGAACCTAAAACCCCCATTAGGGTCATGAAGAATCTGAGGACTTGTGATGACTGCCATAATTTCTTTAAGTTCGTTTCAAGAATTTGCATGAGGGAGTTTATTATGAGAGATAAGAGCAGGTTCCATCATTTTAGAAATGGTATATGTTCCTGCAAGGACTTCTGGTGA